One window of the Streptomyces asoensis genome contains the following:
- a CDS encoding polymorphic toxin-type HINT domain-containing protein, translating into MPRSTVVATVLGLTLALSASSVQALALDDGDRGRTSRPGVQDDGDPAKGSDAKAKSRPSDPARKAAVKGLDKAVWPKQGGAEVTVGAAGATEAGGLPVKVGKAKAKATGKAGAKGEATTAADKVRVDVLDPKRAQQLGAGVLLGVERADGEDAAAKVRLTVDYSEFAEGFGGSYASRLQLVQLPACAAVAIPGSKACPEQPKALPTVNDVKSGTVSADVTAAPAPADGVSTMAADAASLVAVAAGPSSAQGTYKATALSPSSSWSVAPSSGGFSWNYPLNSVPTPGGLTPTVGLGYSSQSADGRTSATNNQGSWIGEGFSYDPGYIERRYKPCSEDGHDSSAEQCWAFENATIMLNGSSGELVKDDTTGKWHMSSDDGTKVERLTGATNGDDGSTDDKGEHWKITTPQGTEYYFGLNRLPGWATGNEETNSVWTAPIFGDDSGEPCYNATFTSAYCQQAWRWSLDYVKDTHGNVMSYFYDRETNYYALNGKTDVNGTAYHRGGYLKRIDYGQQDTKVYAAKAPARIVFNTAERCLVTSDFDCAESKRTKANAAYWPDVPVDQECKSATKCTSPVQTFFTTKRLTSVVTQMRKDATTYQDVDAWSFTHLFTDNGDDSKTLWLSKIEHEGRVGTAVKLPSVDLFGEQLANRVDAIGDNIAPFYRYRLSMVLSDTGAQLDVTYAPADCAKASLPKPGESTKRCYPVKWAPPGYTDPITDWFHKYVVSAVIETDRTGGSDSMVTRYDYQGDAAWRKAKPDGITDAKYLTWGGWQGYGKVKVTSGSSDVQKTRVDYTYLQGMDGDKDADGTTRSVTVKDSTGASYTDSEEFTGHQLEAATYDGAKLVSKTIDIPWKYYTATQTQSWGTTHAAIVSTQTGRGFNLKSDGSWSETKSTTTYDTSNGTGRTLTVDDQGDVSTTKDDTCTRTTYADNTAKNILSLPARSEVVSVKCATTPDRKTQVLGDERTSYDNLAFGAAPTKGDATKTERLTSHDGTTATYQITGATTYDDFGRPKSQQDAKQYGTSDATKTVYTETNGLLTKTVVTNVLGHNTTTDYAPAWGMSTGQTDPNGERTSLAYDGLGRLTSVWLADRASTQTPSIKYSYNVRKDKVTSIKTEKIENDGSYGAEYQLYDSMLRARQIQTEGVDGTRMVADTWYDATGNIRKTNSTYNAAGAASDELLLVSNGQVGAQSLLEYDGLGRTTAEVFAFSGAEQWRTKTTYDGELTHVDPPVGGEPTTTVSDGQGNVSEIRHYQGASPGVGVAYDSTKYTYNVAGLLETVTDAKNNVWRYEYDQLGRKTKSIDPDSGTSRTEYDELDRPVVAYDGRNKKNSTVYDKLGRVTTTWQGDAGTGTKLSETKYDKAGWLGQAYGFLSYISPTEYFATAVQSMDEFYRPLQTAYQVPASQGSLAGTYAFTSTYNSDGTVRTTGLPAIGDLPAEAVTYTYDSLQRPMTMTGSTSYVTNTVYSKNSQLQQLELSSGSGKKVWENFFYEKGTDRLTRSVVDVYGASAPAKDSYYSYDQAGNVLSIADSANSASPDVQCFAYDSRQRLSDAWTPAATATAAAGSGTRGSTTPVDGTGPTACDAAAGSSALGGPAPYWKSYETDAIGNRTSETNHDTGLNAANNITRSYEYGGAGALGDGPHQVTKVTENTPTGDRQSSYEYDDSGNTTKRTIGGNAQSLTWTDEGKVNEVTEANGSKTSYLYDASGNRLVRKDPTGTTVYLPGTELKLSADGTKKEATRYYDYAGQTVAVRTATKLAFTAADHHGTGELAIDSATGAISQRRFDPYGVERGAKIGPWPGEKGYVGGTIDASTDLTHLGAREYDSAIGKFISVDPIIDYTRPNQINGYAYADNTPVTLSDPSGLESCYPVYCSAYAGTYKKETGNKAVDEAQSDADEASSNVASAQAQQSSAKQRMKSAGKALIKIARDILGVDAALDCISSGDVGACGETLLNIAGSFAGGLAGKIMAKYGVPWKWAKGLKLVKRVVGLVKDLIGGAKGYFKASKALGKARSGLTKATEKLAEARKKAAAALKKSKKSEPECHSFLPGTKVLLADGSTKPIEKVALGDKVVTTDSKTGETTVRQVAGTIVTEDDKSFSDLTVKSPSGKGQALVATTTHPFWVESERAWVKAGDLAPGMQLRTPSGDTVEVTANRHFDKRQRTHDLTIEGIHAYYVLAGVTPLLVHNCGEQLDFAHGTTAEHADSIASDGLSSQAAKEASSGGGVAQPGNLFTYELTRGGGSNLSVAAQWGATRNRGARNGAAVSIFRMCRCTYDRLVSEGHITTRVTGEGMPEEVIFGPGAMPFMQLVQTIKL; encoded by the coding sequence ATGCCCAGATCGACGGTTGTCGCGACGGTGCTCGGGCTTACGCTCGCGCTGTCGGCTTCGTCGGTTCAGGCATTGGCGCTCGACGACGGCGACCGGGGCCGCACCAGCCGCCCCGGCGTCCAGGACGACGGTGATCCCGCCAAGGGGTCCGACGCGAAAGCGAAGTCCCGTCCCTCAGACCCGGCGCGCAAGGCGGCGGTCAAGGGACTCGACAAGGCGGTGTGGCCGAAGCAGGGCGGCGCCGAGGTGACCGTCGGCGCGGCCGGCGCGACCGAGGCCGGCGGTCTGCCGGTCAAGGTCGGCAAGGCGAAGGCCAAGGCCACCGGGAAGGCCGGCGCGAAGGGCGAGGCGACGACGGCTGCGGACAAGGTCCGTGTCGACGTCCTCGATCCGAAGCGTGCCCAGCAGCTCGGTGCCGGTGTCCTCCTGGGTGTGGAGCGTGCCGACGGTGAGGACGCGGCCGCCAAGGTCCGCCTGACGGTGGACTATTCGGAGTTCGCCGAGGGCTTCGGCGGCTCGTACGCCTCCCGTTTGCAGCTGGTTCAGCTGCCGGCGTGTGCCGCTGTCGCGATTCCGGGCAGCAAGGCGTGTCCCGAGCAGCCGAAGGCGCTGCCGACGGTGAACGACGTGAAGTCGGGCACGGTCTCGGCCGACGTGACGGCCGCCCCGGCTCCCGCCGACGGCGTCTCCACGATGGCGGCCGACGCGGCGTCGTTGGTCGCGGTCGCCGCAGGCCCCTCCAGTGCCCAGGGCACCTACAAGGCCACGGCCCTTTCCCCGTCGTCCAGTTGGAGCGTCGCACCTTCCTCCGGTGGGTTCAGCTGGAACTATCCGCTGAATTCCGTTCCGACGCCGGGCGGTCTGACCCCCACGGTGGGTCTCGGCTACTCCTCCCAGTCGGCGGACGGCCGTACCTCGGCCACGAACAACCAGGGTTCCTGGATCGGTGAGGGCTTCTCCTACGACCCGGGCTACATCGAGCGCCGTTACAAGCCGTGCTCCGAGGACGGCCACGACAGCTCGGCCGAGCAGTGCTGGGCGTTCGAGAACGCCACGATCATGCTCAACGGCAGCTCCGGTGAGCTGGTCAAGGACGACACCACCGGCAAGTGGCACATGTCGTCCGACGACGGTACGAAGGTCGAGCGGCTGACGGGCGCCACCAACGGCGACGACGGCAGCACCGACGACAAGGGCGAGCACTGGAAGATCACCACTCCGCAGGGCACGGAGTACTACTTCGGTCTGAACCGTCTGCCGGGCTGGGCGACGGGCAACGAGGAGACCAACTCGGTCTGGACGGCGCCGATTTTTGGTGACGACTCGGGTGAGCCGTGCTACAACGCGACGTTCACGAGCGCGTACTGCCAGCAGGCGTGGCGGTGGAGCCTGGACTACGTCAAGGACACCCACGGCAACGTGATGTCCTACTTCTACGACCGTGAGACGAACTACTACGCGCTGAACGGCAAGACGGACGTCAACGGCACCGCGTACCACCGCGGCGGCTACCTGAAGCGCATCGACTACGGCCAGCAGGACACCAAGGTCTACGCGGCGAAGGCCCCGGCCCGGATCGTCTTCAACACCGCCGAACGCTGCCTGGTGACATCGGACTTCGACTGTGCGGAGAGCAAGCGCACCAAGGCGAACGCCGCCTACTGGCCGGACGTTCCGGTCGACCAGGAGTGCAAGTCCGCCACCAAGTGCACCTCGCCCGTCCAGACGTTCTTCACGACGAAGCGGCTGACGTCGGTCGTGACGCAGATGCGCAAGGACGCCACGACCTATCAGGACGTGGACGCCTGGAGTTTCACGCACCTGTTCACGGACAACGGCGACGACTCCAAGACGCTGTGGCTGTCGAAGATCGAGCACGAGGGCCGGGTCGGCACCGCCGTGAAGCTGCCATCTGTCGACCTCTTCGGCGAGCAGCTCGCCAACCGGGTCGACGCGATCGGCGACAACATCGCCCCGTTCTACCGCTACCGCCTCTCGATGGTCCTCAGCGACACCGGGGCCCAGCTCGACGTGACCTACGCGCCGGCCGACTGTGCGAAGGCGTCGCTGCCGAAGCCGGGCGAGTCGACGAAGCGCTGCTATCCGGTGAAGTGGGCGCCGCCCGGGTACACCGACCCGATCACGGACTGGTTCCACAAGTACGTGGTCTCGGCGGTCATCGAGACCGACCGCACCGGCGGCAGCGACTCGATGGTCACCCGCTACGACTACCAGGGCGACGCGGCCTGGCGTAAGGCGAAGCCGGACGGCATCACCGACGCCAAGTACCTCACCTGGGGTGGCTGGCAGGGCTACGGCAAGGTCAAGGTCACCAGCGGCAGCTCCGACGTGCAGAAGACCCGGGTCGACTACACGTACCTCCAGGGCATGGACGGCGACAAGGACGCCGACGGCACCACCCGCTCGGTGACGGTCAAGGACTCCACGGGAGCCTCCTACACGGACTCCGAGGAGTTCACGGGGCACCAGTTGGAGGCGGCCACCTACGACGGTGCGAAGCTCGTGTCCAAGACGATCGACATTCCGTGGAAGTACTACACGGCAACCCAGACCCAGAGCTGGGGCACCACCCACGCGGCGATCGTGAGTACCCAGACCGGCCGGGGCTTCAACCTGAAGTCCGACGGCAGCTGGAGCGAGACGAAGTCCACGACGACGTACGACACGTCCAACGGCACCGGCCGCACCCTGACCGTCGACGACCAGGGCGACGTCTCCACCACGAAGGACGACACCTGCACGCGCACGACCTATGCGGACAACACGGCGAAGAACATCCTTTCGCTGCCCGCCCGCAGCGAGGTCGTGTCGGTCAAGTGCGCGACCACGCCCGACCGCAAGACCCAGGTCCTGGGGGACGAGCGCACCTCGTACGACAACCTCGCGTTCGGCGCGGCGCCCACCAAGGGTGACGCGACCAAGACCGAGCGGCTGACCTCGCACGACGGCACCACGGCGACGTACCAGATCACCGGTGCCACGACCTACGACGACTTCGGCCGTCCGAAGTCCCAGCAGGACGCCAAGCAGTACGGGACGTCCGACGCGACGAAGACCGTCTACACCGAGACCAACGGCCTGCTGACGAAGACGGTCGTCACCAACGTCCTCGGGCACAACACCACCACCGACTACGCCCCTGCCTGGGGCATGTCGACCGGGCAGACCGACCCCAACGGCGAGCGCACCAGCCTCGCCTACGACGGCCTCGGCCGGTTGACGTCGGTGTGGTTGGCGGACAGGGCCTCGACCCAGACGCCGAGCATCAAGTACTCGTACAACGTCCGCAAGGACAAGGTCACCTCGATCAAGACCGAGAAGATCGAGAACGACGGCTCCTACGGCGCCGAGTACCAGCTCTACGACAGCATGCTGCGGGCCCGCCAGATCCAGACCGAGGGCGTGGACGGCACCCGCATGGTCGCCGACACCTGGTACGACGCCACCGGCAACATCAGGAAGACCAACTCCACCTACAACGCGGCCGGCGCCGCCTCGGACGAGCTGCTGCTCGTGAGCAACGGCCAGGTCGGCGCGCAGAGCCTGCTCGAGTACGACGGCCTGGGCCGGACGACCGCCGAGGTCTTCGCGTTCTCGGGCGCCGAGCAGTGGCGCACGAAAACCACGTACGACGGCGAGTTGACGCATGTCGACCCGCCGGTCGGCGGGGAGCCCACGACGACCGTGTCGGACGGCCAGGGCAACGTCTCGGAGATCCGCCACTACCAAGGCGCTTCGCCGGGTGTGGGCGTGGCCTACGACTCGACGAAGTACACGTACAACGTGGCCGGTCTGCTGGAGACGGTCACCGACGCCAAGAACAACGTGTGGCGCTACGAGTACGACCAACTGGGCCGCAAGACCAAGTCGATCGACCCGGACTCGGGCACCTCGCGCACCGAGTACGACGAACTGGACCGCCCGGTCGTGGCGTACGACGGTCGTAACAAGAAGAACTCCACGGTCTACGACAAGCTCGGCCGCGTCACCACGACCTGGCAGGGCGACGCCGGTACCGGCACGAAGCTGAGCGAGACCAAGTACGACAAGGCGGGCTGGCTGGGCCAGGCCTACGGCTTCCTCAGCTACATCTCGCCGACGGAGTACTTCGCCACGGCCGTCCAGTCGATGGACGAGTTCTACCGTCCGCTTCAGACCGCCTACCAAGTCCCGGCCTCTCAGGGATCTCTGGCCGGAACGTACGCCTTCACCAGCACGTACAACTCGGACGGAACGGTTCGGACCACCGGCCTGCCCGCCATAGGCGATCTGCCGGCGGAGGCGGTGACCTACACATACGACTCCCTCCAGCGTCCGATGACCATGACGGGCAGCACCTCCTATGTCACCAACACCGTCTACTCCAAGAACAGCCAGCTTCAGCAGCTCGAACTGTCGTCGGGCAGCGGCAAGAAGGTCTGGGAGAACTTCTTCTACGAGAAGGGCACCGATCGCCTGACCCGCTCGGTGGTGGACGTCTACGGCGCGTCCGCCCCGGCGAAGGACTCGTACTACTCCTACGACCAGGCGGGCAACGTCCTGTCGATCGCGGACTCGGCGAACTCCGCTTCGCCGGACGTGCAGTGCTTCGCCTACGACAGCCGGCAGCGCCTGTCGGACGCCTGGACCCCGGCGGCCACCGCGACGGCCGCGGCCGGCTCCGGGACCCGCGGCTCCACCACGCCGGTGGACGGCACCGGGCCCACGGCCTGTGACGCCGCTGCCGGTTCGAGCGCGCTGGGCGGTCCGGCCCCGTACTGGAAGTCGTACGAGACCGACGCCATCGGCAACCGGACCTCGGAGACCAACCACGACACCGGTCTCAACGCGGCGAACAACATCACCCGCAGCTACGAGTACGGCGGCGCGGGCGCCCTCGGCGACGGACCGCACCAGGTCACCAAGGTCACCGAGAACACCCCGACCGGGGACAGGCAGTCGTCGTACGAGTACGACGACTCCGGCAACACCACCAAGCGCACCATCGGCGGTAACGCCCAGTCCCTGACCTGGACCGACGAGGGCAAGGTCAACGAGGTCACCGAGGCGAACGGCTCGAAGACCAGTTACCTGTACGACGCTTCGGGCAACCGTCTCGTGCGCAAGGATCCGACCGGCACAACCGTCTATCTGCCGGGCACCGAGCTGAAGCTGTCGGCCGACGGCACCAAGAAGGAAGCCACCCGCTACTACGACTACGCCGGACAGACCGTCGCGGTGCGCACCGCGACGAAGCTCGCCTTCACGGCAGCAGACCACCACGGCACGGGCGAGCTGGCGATCGACTCCGCGACCGGCGCGATCTCCCAACGCCGCTTCGACCCCTACGGTGTGGAGCGCGGGGCGAAGATCGGTCCCTGGCCGGGGGAGAAGGGCTATGTCGGCGGCACGATCGACGCCTCGACCGACCTGACCCATCTGGGGGCCCGCGAATACGACTCGGCGATCGGCAAGTTCATCTCCGTCGACCCGATCATCGACTACACCAGACCGAACCAGATCAACGGCTACGCGTACGCCGACAACACCCCGGTGACCCTGTCCGACCCGTCCGGACTGGAGAGCTGCTACCCGGTCTACTGCTCGGCCTACGCGGGCACCTACAAGAAGGAGACCGGCAACAAGGCCGTCGACGAAGCGCAGTCGGATGCCGACGAGGCCTCCTCGAACGTCGCGTCGGCGCAGGCGCAACAGTCCTCCGCCAAGCAGCGCATGAAGTCGGCCGGCAAGGCGCTGATCAAGATCGCCCGGGACATTCTGGGCGTGGACGCGGCACTGGACTGCATTTCCAGCGGCGACGTCGGAGCCTGCGGCGAAACCCTGCTCAACATCGCAGGCAGCTTCGCGGGCGGCCTGGCGGGCAAGATCATGGCCAAGTACGGGGTGCCGTGGAAGTGGGCCAAGGGCCTCAAACTCGTCAAACGTGTCGTGGGGCTGGTCAAGGACCTCATCGGCGGTGCGAAGGGCTACTTCAAGGCGAGCAAGGCGCTGGGCAAGGCGAGATCCGGGCTGACCAAGGCCACGGAGAAGCTGGCCGAGGCCCGAAAGAAGGCTGCGGCCGCGCTCAAGAAGAGCAAGAAGTCAGAGCCTGAATGCCACAGCTTCCTGCCAGGCACGAAGGTGCTGCTTGCTGACGGCAGCACGAAGCCGATCGAGAAGGTCGCACTTGGCGACAAGGTCGTCACCACCGACTCCAAGACCGGTGAGACCACGGTCCGCCAGGTCGCGGGCACCATCGTGACCGAGGACGACAAGAGCTTCTCCGACCTCACGGTGAAGAGCCCGTCGGGCAAGGGGCAGGCCCTGGTCGCCACGACCACGCACCCGTTCTGGGTGGAGTCCGAGCGAGCGTGGGTCAAGGCCGGAGATCTCGCCCCCGGCATGCAGCTGCGCACTCCGTCGGGTGACACGGTCGAGGTCACCGCCAACCGCCACTTCGACAAGCGGCAGCGAACGCACGACCTGACGATCGAGGGAATTCACGCCTACTACGTGCTGGCAGGCGTCACGCCGCTGCTGGTGCACAACTGTGGTGAGCAACTCGACTTCGCGCACGGCACGACTGCGGAACACGCCGACAGCATCGCGTCCGACGGGCTGAGCAGCCAAGCCGCGAAGGAGGCTTCGAGCGGGGGAGGTGTCGCACAGCCCGGGAACCTGTTCACCTATGAACTCACCCGCGGAGGTGGTTCCAACCTCAGTGTCGCCGCACAGTGGGGTGCGACCCGGAACAGGGGAGCAAGGAATGGAGCAGCGGTTTCCATCTTCCGAATGTGTCGGTGCACGTATGATCGGCTTGTGTCGGAAGGGCATATCACGACCAGAGTCACCGGAGAAGGGATGCCGGAAGAGGTGATCTTCGGGCCTGGCGCTATGCCCTTCATGCAACTGGTGCAAACCATCAAACTCTAG
- a CDS encoding D-glucuronyl C5-epimerase family protein, with product MPGKRRVELGRRRFIRVAGGSVAGVAVVGGGTFTALATGVLDSPSPDLLDGVPRSLVLSLPDAPVSTQPPVPELPDQLGDGVLSPPSPSTRIPYTGGTPDPDEGSVPTTLPFEFKTSGYKLDTELPEYMRPWRDRPTTWSNVTPNTENVYLDAEGAVQYRPDRNTPGYDQPVTQIQFGLGCISSYRTATDPTRKALFLERAKAQAKRLIDKRVETRGAWYFPYPFDWYHPEHSGVTYKAPWYSGMAQGESISLFIQLTQLDGVTEEEKALYRAAADGAFASLLRGDNAKPWVVNKDKNGYLWIQEYPGATAGTGDYTFNGMIFATFGLWDYYVATGNELALKMYDGAVTTIRDHFTRLRQAKWLSYYCNTHRVPTKGYHQHHINLFRQLHWQTGSPTFAAQQDTLINDYPYAQTNLPAGSVAAFAAGTHTLYKLKTQGAPLYGWSPTMKDAQLASKKVTFSKATQAPVDVRRRIEGRGIYYRISAGAYAGYWVGEYYPKVFLRGVHLPTTFRPQRTATFPPNVSITCIKFGSDGKTGTTKTVKFAKSSKAPFDQRAIVNGRPMLRITAGGLTGYWVPNGPVLTDG from the coding sequence ATGCCTGGAAAGAGACGTGTCGAGCTGGGGCGCAGGCGGTTCATAAGGGTCGCCGGCGGATCCGTCGCCGGGGTCGCGGTGGTGGGTGGGGGAACCTTCACCGCGCTGGCCACGGGAGTTCTGGACTCCCCCTCGCCGGATCTGCTCGACGGGGTGCCGCGCTCCCTCGTGCTGAGCCTTCCCGACGCCCCGGTCAGCACCCAGCCGCCGGTTCCGGAGCTGCCGGACCAGCTCGGTGACGGTGTCCTCAGCCCGCCGAGTCCGAGCACCCGGATCCCCTACACCGGTGGGACCCCGGACCCCGACGAGGGCTCCGTACCGACGACGCTGCCGTTCGAGTTCAAGACCTCGGGCTACAAGCTCGACACCGAGCTCCCCGAGTACATGCGGCCCTGGCGCGACCGGCCCACCACCTGGTCGAACGTCACGCCCAACACCGAGAACGTGTACCTCGACGCCGAGGGAGCCGTCCAGTACCGGCCCGACCGGAACACGCCGGGCTACGACCAGCCCGTCACCCAGATCCAGTTCGGGCTCGGCTGCATCTCGAGCTACCGCACCGCGACCGACCCCACCCGCAAGGCGCTCTTCCTGGAGCGCGCCAAGGCGCAGGCGAAGCGGCTCATCGACAAGCGGGTGGAGACGCGCGGCGCCTGGTACTTCCCCTACCCCTTCGACTGGTACCACCCCGAGCACAGCGGCGTCACCTACAAGGCGCCCTGGTACTCGGGCATGGCGCAGGGCGAGTCGATCAGCCTCTTCATCCAGCTGACGCAGCTGGACGGGGTCACCGAAGAGGAGAAGGCGCTCTACAGGGCCGCGGCCGACGGCGCGTTCGCCTCGCTGCTGCGCGGGGACAACGCCAAGCCGTGGGTCGTCAACAAGGACAAGAACGGCTACCTGTGGATCCAGGAGTACCCGGGCGCCACGGCCGGCACCGGTGACTACACCTTCAACGGCATGATCTTCGCCACCTTCGGCCTCTGGGACTACTACGTCGCCACCGGCAACGAACTGGCCCTCAAGATGTACGACGGAGCGGTCACCACCATCCGCGACCACTTCACGCGGCTGCGCCAGGCCAAGTGGCTCTCCTACTACTGCAACACGCACCGGGTCCCGACCAAGGGTTACCACCAGCACCACATCAACCTGTTCCGCCAGCTCCACTGGCAGACCGGCAGTCCCACCTTCGCCGCTCAGCAGGACACGCTGATCAACGACTACCCCTACGCCCAGACCAACCTGCCCGCGGGCTCGGTCGCCGCGTTCGCCGCCGGTACGCACACGCTGTACAAGCTGAAGACGCAGGGCGCGCCCCTGTACGGCTGGTCCCCCACCATGAAGGACGCCCAGCTGGCCTCCAAGAAGGTGACCTTCTCCAAGGCCACCCAGGCTCCCGTGGACGTCCGCCGCCGCATCGAGGGACGTGGGATCTACTACCGCATCAGCGCCGGCGCGTACGCGGGCTACTGGGTCGGGGAGTACTACCCGAAGGTGTTCCTGCGCGGGGTGCACCTGCCCACCACCTTCCGTCCGCAGCGCACCGCCACCTTCCCGCCGAACGTCTCGATCACCTGCATCAAGTTCGGCAGCGACGGCAAGACCGGCACCACGAAGACGGTGAAGTTCGCCAAGAGCTCCAAGGCTCCCTTCGACCAGCGGGCCATCGTCAACGGCCGGCCCATGCTGCGGATCACCGCGGGCGGGCTGACCGGGTACTGGGTGCCGAACGGGCCGGTTCTCACCGACGGGTAG
- a CDS encoding acyltransferase → MNYRVQPSAQVDDSAEIGAGSSVWDLAQIREGARLGEGCVIGRGAYVGSGVHMGDNCKLQNYALVYEPAELGDGVFIGPAVVLTNDHNPRSVDPDGKQKRGGDWEAVGVKIADGASIGARAVCVAPITIGRWAMVAAGAVVTKDVPDFGLVVGVPARQVGWVGKAGVKLVARPGEADVWECPQTGELYDEKDGVLVERVAG, encoded by the coding sequence GTGAACTACAGGGTCCAGCCCAGCGCGCAGGTCGACGACAGTGCCGAGATCGGCGCCGGGAGCAGCGTCTGGGACCTCGCGCAGATCCGCGAGGGCGCGCGCCTCGGTGAGGGCTGTGTGATCGGCCGTGGCGCGTACGTCGGTTCGGGTGTCCACATGGGCGACAACTGCAAGCTCCAGAACTACGCGCTCGTCTACGAGCCGGCCGAACTCGGCGACGGTGTCTTCATCGGCCCCGCCGTGGTCCTCACCAACGACCACAACCCGCGTTCCGTGGACCCCGACGGCAAGCAGAAGCGGGGCGGCGACTGGGAGGCCGTCGGTGTGAAGATCGCCGACGGGGCGTCCATCGGCGCCCGCGCCGTGTGCGTCGCGCCGATCACCATCGGCCGCTGGGCCATGGTCGCCGCCGGCGCCGTCGTCACCAAGGACGTGCCGGACTTCGGCCTGGTCGTCGGGGTTCCCGCGCGGCAGGTCGGCTGGGTCGGCAAGGCCGGCGTCAAGCTGGTCGCGCGCCCGGGCGAGGCCGACGTGTGGGAGTGCCCGCAGACCGGTGAGCTGTACGACGAGAAGGACGGCGTGCTGGTGGAGCGGGTCGCGGGCTAG